The nucleotide window TGCGACTGCACCTGCGACGCGACGAGTTCCAGGTGGTCCAGGTCGTGGAGGTCGAGGAACTGGAGGTAGAGCCGCTGGGAGCCGACGGCCTGGTAGCGGCCGATCTTGTCGACGACCTCGGCCGGGGAACCGGCGAGACCGTTGGCCTTCAGCTCGTCGACCTCGCGGCCGATCGCGGCGGCCCGGCGGGCGACCTCGGCGTCGTCCTTGCCGACACAGACGACCAGCGCGTTCGAGTACACCAGGTCGTCGCCCTTGCGCCCGGCCGCCTCGGCTGCGGCCCGCACCCTGCCGAACTGCCGCTCACTGTCCTCGATCGAGGCGAACGGCATGTTGAACTCGTCCGCGTACTGCCCGGCCAGCCGCGGTGTGCGGCTCGCGCCGTGGCCGCCGATGAGCACCGGCACCTTGGCCTGCGCGGGCTTCGGCAGCGCGGGCGAGTCGGTCAGCTGGTAGTAGGTGCCCTCGTACGAGAAGGTCTTGCCGGTCTCGGTGGCCCACAGGCCGGTGACTATGGCCAGCTGCTCCTCGAGCCGGGCGAACTTCTCCGGCGGGAACGGAATTCCGTACGCCTTGTGCTCCTCCTCGAACCAGCCCGCGCCCAGGCCCAGTTCGACCCGGCCGCCGGACATCTGGTCGACCTGCGCCACCTGGATGGCGAGCACGCCGGGCAGCCGGAACGTTCCGGCGGTCATGAGCGTGCCGAGCCGGATGCGCTTGGTCTCGCGGGCGAGGCCGGCCAGGGTGATCCAAGCGTCGGTGGGGCCGGGCAGGCCGTCCGCCGAGCCCATGCGGAGGTAGTGGTCAGACCGGAAAAAGGCATCGAAGCCGAGGTCCTCGGTGGCCTTGGCGACGGTGAGCAGGGTGTCGTAGGTCGCCCCCTGCTGGGGCTCTGTGAAGACGCGAAGATCCATGCCTCCCATCCTGCACGCTCGTCCGCCGGTCAACTTCATCGGTCCCTCCGGGGCGACCGCTGCCCGGTCGGGTGAAATCCGTCAACGCCGTGCCCACGACAGGCCCATGCCAGTGACCGGGGCGGACAGTGATCGTTGGCTCGGGCGGAGCCGGACCGCCCGGCACCCGTCGCCGGCGGCCGCTGCCGATGACGCCTGCATACGTGCCCCCTCGGGGGGCGAGGGCCGAGGAGGCCGTCACATGTCCCAGGAAGCCGTGCCGGAGCAGGCTGCCGTGCCTGCGCAGCCCAAGGGTCTGCTTCAGCAGATGGAGGAGTTGATGGCGGCTCTGAACGCGGACCTGTCCCAGCTCGACGCGGACCTCTCGGGCTCCCGCGCCCCCGTGTCCATCGAGGGCACCGACCCGGTCTGACCTGCCCCTGGGAACGGGGACCCACGAGTACAGCGC belongs to Streptomyces graminofaciens and includes:
- a CDS encoding LLM class F420-dependent oxidoreductase; this translates as MDLRVFTEPQQGATYDTLLTVAKATEDLGFDAFFRSDHYLRMGSADGLPGPTDAWITLAGLARETKRIRLGTLMTAGTFRLPGVLAIQVAQVDQMSGGRVELGLGAGWFEEEHKAYGIPFPPEKFARLEEQLAIVTGLWATETGKTFSYEGTYYQLTDSPALPKPAQAKVPVLIGGHGASRTPRLAGQYADEFNMPFASIEDSERQFGRVRAAAEAAGRKGDDLVYSNALVVCVGKDDAEVARRAAAIGREVDELKANGLAGSPAEVVDKIGRYQAVGSQRLYLQFLDLHDLDHLELVASQVQSQLA